From the Helicoverpa zea isolate HzStark_Cry1AcR chromosome 27, ilHelZeax1.1, whole genome shotgun sequence genome, the window gctaacccacagcgggaggggtcatttgatgatttttgacgtcgttaaaaaaagaaaaaaacgggatatataggtatactagcttccaccagcggcttcgcccgcgtggtgtgttgataaaaagtagcctatgtgttaatccagggtatcacatATCTACATactaaatttcaatcaaatcggtccagccgtttttgcgtgattgaataacaaacatacatccatacattctcacaaactttcacatttataatataagtaggatttataatataagtaggataagtggagtacataaggaagtatgtaGAGGGACCTATAGCGTTAGTATATAAGTGGGTATGTAAGTGGAGTACGTGGGGAAGTATAAAGCAGAGTATCTACATAATTTAGTATATAACACATTTAGTATATAGAACAAAAGAGAATATATATAGGGAATACATTCATCCATCTGCAGAGTCTTTgacctatgttggggtcggcttccagtctaaccagatgtagctgagtaccagtgtgccacaaggagcgactgccgatCTAACCTCCACCACTCAGTTACTCGGGCAATCTGATACATAGGGAGAGTAAATAGGGTTGGTACATAAGGGGGTAGGTACATAGTGATAGTAAATAAAGGAGTGTTCATACATAAGGTACAtaagttgcattgtataattttatcagctgTGAAAATgaatgtttgtgaaaatattactttttaaaagagtgtctatggagtttcttgcagCAATTTCATAGGCATATTGCATAAAGGACTTTATAGCCGAAATAGTTAAGGGACTATGTATGAATTCATTATAGTTTCGACATCCATCagggattttagtcagtaactgACTGACGGGCGTGTCAGTCAGTTCCCGCAGTAGGTAaaaaactcaataaaaaaagattaaactattaactaaattttattatttcttatatcTAATGCACTGATATACAAAAAACCCAAGATGCACACTCAACGTCTCAAAAACGTCCTCACCAAATGAGCGCAACATTCAAAATTGTGCGCTCATTTTCTTTGTCCTAGCCGACCACTTgggtcgtaaaattttattgctttaactACAGTGCGTTGTAATAACGACTTTAAGCAAGTTGAACTTGAACGTATGCTTGTACCTTATAGAAAGAGACAGAATTAGTGTTCGGGGACACTTTCGAGCGATACTTTTATTCGAAACTGTGCATCTtgggtttttgtatatcaatgatctaatgcttatttaattttcttcttttctttaaCACATATTAATACATCGGGATCGAACTTGTAGTCAGCTGGGCATATTTGAGGTAAGGGTATGCCATTGAAACATATGTAGTACCGTGTCTTGTCGTAGGGGTCTGACACGAATTGTGAGACGTCGTTTGGACACAAATTCTTGCACTGTACTTGGTGGGAGGGTAGACATATCTGAAAAGAGAAATACAGGAATTATTATTGGATTTAGAAATAAGGGTTCCAAGAATAATAGTAGAAGTTATAATTAGGGTCTAACTAGTCCAGcggggccaaggcctgccggggctgcgggattgttcgaaagagttacataggccctggtacataaaaggcctacgacggaacacgacggtttttagtcagtaaaagtctgacactccctcaccgctgctaacccacagcgggaggggtcatgtgatgattttagacgtcgttaaaaaaaaagatgagGCCTAACTATTCCATGCTTGAGGTTCCAAATTTTTGCGAATGTCgtttttttaaaagattatGAGATTTTGTGTGCTCTATTTCATGCATACGGATAAAATTCTTACTTGTAGGTATAACCTTCCATGATAAATGGGCtgtatctaacactgaaagatttattCTGGCTAAAAAATTGTCTGTTTGGTTGAACGAAATTATCTAAGGAAGAACtagttcgatttgaaaaaatatttcattgataGACACTTCATATAGGTACTGATGCTATTTTTATTCGGGGGTGCGATGTAGTTCCGCTTTTTAAGTATTAATGTTTTACATTTTGCGTTTTCATGATGCAGGATAATAGTAGTGTAGATTGAactttcttcatcatcatcatcatctcagccatagacGTCAACTGctaaacataggcctcccccttagatctccacagatacctgttggaggcgacctgcatccagcgtcttccggcgagcTTTAttaggtcgtctgtccaccttgttggtagacgtcctacgctgcgcttgctagtccgtggtctcaaCTCCAGAACTTTCTTACCTGTCTTCTATCACTGAAGAAGAATCCATCAGGACAAGTCTGCAAGACCGCATTTCCCGAAGAACAGATGTAATATCGTCTACAATCGTTCGGGTCTTCTATGAAATACACAGGCGTTTCGGCAGAACCTGTGCAGTTGACCTCAGGGTCCTCTTTGAAGCGAGAGAGGATCATGGGCAGAGCTTGAGTGGTTTTGGACTTTATGGTGCAACCAGCCTCCGATTTTGGTAGGCATTTCTGTAAGCAATGATGTAAAATTAATATGAGGGTTGATGGTAATCATGATTGACTGTGATTTCTATAACTTAGCTATCGTTTGAATTGCGATAGGAGATTGCATTTTGATGTTTGCTCCATAGTAGATTGTGTTGAATTTCAATCTTTCATCGCAAAACAATTGATATATGGATAGAAGTTCTTAATAGAAATGTAAAACAATATATCGGTCGATAGTGAAATCTGAAGTGtgcttgtataaaaaaatactttatcgtgcgcgcggttttacccgcgtcctgagggaactacttctcgcaTATAGATAAGAAGTAGTTTTAAAGT encodes:
- the LOC124643198 gene encoding probable endochitinase; amino-acid sequence: MCVYGDFYHETCPKGWHYNETIERCLASEEPGCLTPSTTTTTTTVVPPITSTTGCSADDSWSKPDTTSCEHFELCIHGRMIHKKCPDGLEFSATESKCLPKSEAGCTIKSKTTQALPMILSRFKEDPEVNCTGSAETPVYFIEDPNDCRRYYICSSGNAVLQTCPDGFFFSDRRQICLPSHQVQCKNLCPNDVSQFVSDPYDKTRYYICFNGIPLPQICPADYKFDPDVLICVKEKKKIK